TTCAGGCTGACCCGCAAGGGATCTCCTCTTCATCGATGTGCGCCGCAGCCACCTGGGTGTTTGTCATGACCCTGGACAGCGGCCGGGACCCGTGCTGTGATGCCAACTCCCGTTCCTTCCAACGTTGTACAGACTGAAGCAACGAGCCGCCACCCTTCCTCAGCCAAGGAGGATCCGTGCGCATCAGCAGACTCCGAACTCATCTGACACTCCTCTTCGCCGTGCTGCTCGGCATGGCCGGCCTCACGGCCGTCCCCGCCGCCACAGCCGCCGACGACCCCGTGGAGGTCCACGGCCTGAAGGGCGAGTACTACACCCAGTCCGCCCCCGGCGCCTTCGACTTCCACGAGCTCAAGGCCACCGGCCTCGACACCAACCTCGACTTCGACAACCTGGAGCCGCGACTCGCCTTCGCGACCGGCCAGTCGGACGACGTCAACGTCCGCTGGACCGGTCGTATCGTGCCGGAGAAGACCGGCGCCCACACCTTCTCGGTCATCGGCGACAACGGTTTCCGGGTGTGGATCGACGGACACCTCGCCATCGACCACTGGGTCGACGACTGGGACAAGGAACAGACCTCCCAGCCCGTCGACCTGACCGCCGGACAGGCCTACGACATCAAGGTCGAGTACTTCGAGCACTTCGGCGGCTCCAACCTCCACCTGCGCTGGACCCCGCCGGGCGGCACCAAGGCCGCCGTGCCCCAGTCGGCTCTCCGGCTGCCCGACGGCTACGCCTACGACGGTGCCGTCGCGACCACGGTCGAGAAGGACGGGCGCACCCTGCGTCTCGACTTCGCCCAGGCCCTGACCGCACCTCCGGCCGGCCTCACCGACCACGTCGAGGCCGTCATCGGCGGCGCCACGTGGCCGCTGTCCACGGCGAAACTCGACCCCGCCGACCCCAAGTCCCTGATCGTCGGTCTGAAGGAACCCGTCGTCGGCAACAAGACCGGCACGGCCCGCGGCACCGCCGACCTGCGCTACGACGGAAAGGGCGGCCTCTCCGGCAAGGACGGCAACGTTGTCAACGCCTTCTGGAGCAGCGGCCCCAACCACTCCACGTACCAGCTGCGCACGAAGTGGGCGGACGGCGTCGGGCCGGGCAACGCCCTTCCCGAATACCCCCGTCCGCAGCTGACCCGGGACAACTGGCGCAACCTGAACGGCTCGTGGCAGTTCGCGGCCGCGGACTCGGGCGACAAGCCGCCCGTGGGCAAGAACCTCGCCGAGAAGATCCTCGTGCCCTACCCCGTGGAGTCCCAGCTCTCCGGCATCGAACGGCACGAGGACCGTATGTGGTACCGCCGCACCTTCACGGTCCCGTCGGACTGGAGGATCGGCTCCGGAAAGCACCTCCAGCTCAACTTCGGCGCCGTCGACTGGCGCGCCGAGGTCTATGTCAACGGCACCAGGGTCACCGAACACCAGGGCGGCTACGACAAGTTCAGCGCCGACGTCACCGCCGCGCTGAAGCCCGGCCGCACCCAGGAGCTGATCGTCGGGGTCTACGACCCCACCGACGCGCAGGGCGGCGAGAACCCGCCGGTCGGCAAGCAGCGCCTCGACCCCAGCGGCATCTGGTACACCCCGTCCTCCGGCATCTGGCAGACGGTGTGGATGGAGCCGGTGGCCACCGACCACGTCGACTCGCTCAAGCTCACCCCCGACGTGAAGAACAGCCGGCTCACCGTCGAGCCCCAGGGCGTCAAGGACGGACTGCCGGTCTCCGCGACCGCGTACGCCGGACACCGCAAGGTCGCCACGGTGACCGGCCGTACCGGACAGCCGCTCACTCTGAAGATCACCGACCCGCATCTGTGGTCGCCGGACGACCCGTTCCTCTACGACCTGAAGGTCGCCGTGGGAGCGGATCGCGTGGGCAGCTACTTCGGCATGCGGTCCATCGCCGTGGAGCAGGTGAACGGGACCCCGCGCACCGTCCTCAACGGCAAACCCGTCTTCATGATGGCCACCCTCGACCAGGGCTTCTGGCCCGACGGCCTGCACACCGCGCCGACCGACGAGGCACTGGCGTACGACCTGAAGATGCACAAGGAGATGGGCTTCAACGCGGTCCGCAAGCACATCAAGGTGGAACCCGACCGCTGGTTCTACTGGGCGGACCGGCTCGGCCTGATGGTCTGGCAGGACATGCCCGCCATGACCGCCGGAGTGAATCCGGACGCCGCGTCCCGCGCCGAGTACGAGCGCGAGATGAAGCAGATGATCGACGAGCACATCAGCAGCCCGTCGGTCGTCATGTGGGTGACCTTCAACGAGGGCTGGGGCCAGTACGACGAGGCCCGTATCGCCGACCAGGCCAAGTCCTGGGACCCGACCCGTCTCGTCAACTCCATGTCGGGCATCAACCTCGGCGTCGACGGAGGCACCGGCGACATCATCGACGAGCACGGCTACCCGAGCCCGGCACTCCCGCCGAATCCGGACGGGAAACGGGCGCTGGTCAGCGGTGAGTACGGCGGCCTCGGCCTCGCGGTACCCGGACACGCCTGGTCGGTCCAGCAGTCCTACGTGGACGTCGACCCCTCGACGTACACCGACGACTACCTGGCCCGGCTCGACGAGGTGCACCAGCTCGCCTGCAAGGGAGGCAACGGCGCCGTCTACACCCAGATATCCGATGTGGAGGGCGAGTTGAACGGACTCGTCACCTACGACCGCAAGGTGGTCAAGCCCGATGTGAAACGCCTGAAGGCCGCCCACACCGCGCTGATCCACGACGCGTCGCAGCCGACACCCGCCGGCTGCCCCTGACGGACGGGGCGCACACACCTCCCCGTGTGCGTCCCGCCCCGACCCACCGCCGGGCCACCCGGCACGGTCCGCCTCCGGTACGGGGGGAGGCGGACCGTGTGCCGGGACGCGCACCACGCGCCTCGTGCACGGCCGCTCGACCCCGCCCGGCACGTCGGGCGGGGCCGACGCGCGTCGGCACGGTTAGTGTCGGCGGCATGGAAGGTGATGATCGCCCAGGGTGGCGTGCGTGCCTGCTCGGTGGTGCCGTGTTCGCCGTGTGCATGGCCGGCACCACCCTGCCCACTCCCCTGTACGGCCTCTACCAGGACAAGTTCGACTTCTCCGAGCTGATGGTCACCGTGGTCTACGCGGTGTACGCCTTCGGAGTCATCGGTGTGCTGCTCCTGGCGGGCAACGCCTCCGACGCGGTCGGCAGACGTCCCGTCCTGCTGTGCGGTCTCGGCTTCGCCGCGCTGAGCGCC
The window above is part of the Streptomyces sp. NBC_01428 genome. Proteins encoded here:
- a CDS encoding PA14 domain-containing protein, whose amino-acid sequence is MRISRLRTHLTLLFAVLLGMAGLTAVPAATAADDPVEVHGLKGEYYTQSAPGAFDFHELKATGLDTNLDFDNLEPRLAFATGQSDDVNVRWTGRIVPEKTGAHTFSVIGDNGFRVWIDGHLAIDHWVDDWDKEQTSQPVDLTAGQAYDIKVEYFEHFGGSNLHLRWTPPGGTKAAVPQSALRLPDGYAYDGAVATTVEKDGRTLRLDFAQALTAPPAGLTDHVEAVIGGATWPLSTAKLDPADPKSLIVGLKEPVVGNKTGTARGTADLRYDGKGGLSGKDGNVVNAFWSSGPNHSTYQLRTKWADGVGPGNALPEYPRPQLTRDNWRNLNGSWQFAAADSGDKPPVGKNLAEKILVPYPVESQLSGIERHEDRMWYRRTFTVPSDWRIGSGKHLQLNFGAVDWRAEVYVNGTRVTEHQGGYDKFSADVTAALKPGRTQELIVGVYDPTDAQGGENPPVGKQRLDPSGIWYTPSSGIWQTVWMEPVATDHVDSLKLTPDVKNSRLTVEPQGVKDGLPVSATAYAGHRKVATVTGRTGQPLTLKITDPHLWSPDDPFLYDLKVAVGADRVGSYFGMRSIAVEQVNGTPRTVLNGKPVFMMATLDQGFWPDGLHTAPTDEALAYDLKMHKEMGFNAVRKHIKVEPDRWFYWADRLGLMVWQDMPAMTAGVNPDAASRAEYEREMKQMIDEHISSPSVVMWVTFNEGWGQYDEARIADQAKSWDPTRLVNSMSGINLGVDGGTGDIIDEHGYPSPALPPNPDGKRALVSGEYGGLGLAVPGHAWSVQQSYVDVDPSTYTDDYLARLDEVHQLACKGGNGAVYTQISDVEGELNGLVTYDRKVVKPDVKRLKAAHTALIHDASQPTPAGCP